Proteins from one Chroococcidiopsis sp. CCMEE 29 genomic window:
- a CDS encoding response regulator, whose product MTHVLLVDDEEALRSSLSYALVKEGYQVTTAEDGQTALKLFHKQVPDVMILDLMLPGIDGMEICWRIRAFSDIPILMLTAKDQDIDKIWGLEAGADDYITKPFNTRELLARIKAVLRRRAGSQSPPQED is encoded by the coding sequence ATGACTCACGTTTTACTGGTAGATGATGAAGAGGCGTTGCGCTCCAGCCTCTCATATGCCCTAGTCAAAGAGGGTTATCAGGTAACAACTGCGGAAGATGGGCAAACTGCGCTCAAACTATTCCACAAGCAGGTGCCGGATGTCATGATTTTAGATTTGATGCTACCAGGAATAGATGGCATGGAAATTTGCTGGCGCATCCGGGCGTTTTCTGACATCCCTATTTTGATGCTAACGGCTAAAGATCAAGATATTGATAAAATTTGGGGATTAGAAGCGGGTGCAGATGACTATATCACTAAACCATTCAACACTCGTGAACTTCTGGCACGGATAAAAGCTGTGCTACGCCGTCGCGCTGGTAGCCAAAGCCCTCCCCAGGAAGATTAA
- a CDS encoding ATP-binding protein, whose product MPIRIRWNSIYRKLLVTYLALTALGTSLLAAYLLWSFHAYFMRTRQADLTAWTTALGESVADALEENDLQRVEVLVQRYGKPKSVTLRIFAPDGRLLSTSAPQQDRQIANWFNVAGVREALQNQAVQGVAKGVLSNDDRLYTAQPLFRNGRLLGVLRMSITLEQFQRQFRTVIFTVLGTLFLTVLLCALISEQLARNMARPIWAMRNFAIQIGSGHLGEKLNIRQKDELGQLATELNRMSERLASLDKERRAFLANVSHELRTPVSNVQVTLEALASGADEEPDLRGRFIQTALDETTRLSRLIKDLLDLGRLEAGITSLEQQPVNLRDLIDRAVRAMESRMRSRGVEISINVPEVQLYGDPERLLQAFLNVLDNAIKHSAPDSQVFISGKKEGVQIAVQIQDQGLGISESDLPHIFEQFYTADRSRQGSGTGLGLAIARRIVEAHDGSITASSRVGKGATFHIRLPLNLP is encoded by the coding sequence TTGCCAATTCGCATCCGCTGGAATTCAATTTATCGAAAACTGTTAGTTACCTATCTAGCGCTCACAGCACTGGGTACATCTCTCTTAGCAGCCTACCTCCTGTGGTCTTTCCATGCCTATTTTATGAGGACGAGGCAAGCTGATTTGACTGCCTGGACGACTGCCCTTGGCGAAAGCGTAGCTGATGCTCTAGAGGAAAATGATCTCCAGCGGGTAGAAGTGCTAGTGCAACGCTACGGCAAACCGAAATCAGTCACGCTGCGGATCTTTGCTCCCGATGGTCGCCTGCTATCCACTTCAGCCCCTCAGCAAGATCGACAGATAGCAAATTGGTTTAATGTTGCTGGAGTTAGAGAAGCCCTGCAAAATCAAGCAGTGCAGGGAGTTGCCAAAGGAGTTTTGTCAAATGATGACAGGTTATACACAGCACAACCCCTATTCCGTAACGGTCGCCTACTTGGTGTCTTGCGGATGTCGATCACGCTCGAACAGTTTCAGCGTCAATTTCGCACAGTCATTTTCACAGTTCTAGGAACACTTTTCCTCACGGTCTTGCTGTGTGCACTGATCAGCGAACAGCTTGCTCGAAACATGGCGAGACCGATTTGGGCTATGCGCAACTTTGCTATCCAGATCGGCAGCGGTCATTTAGGGGAAAAGCTGAATATCCGTCAAAAGGATGAGTTAGGTCAATTAGCAACTGAGTTGAACCGCATGAGTGAACGGCTAGCTTCACTTGATAAAGAGCGGCGGGCATTTCTTGCTAATGTGTCTCACGAGCTACGCACCCCCGTTAGCAATGTTCAGGTGACCCTAGAAGCACTAGCAAGCGGAGCCGATGAAGAACCGGATCTCAGAGGTCGCTTTATCCAAACAGCGCTAGACGAGACAACACGGCTATCGCGGTTAATAAAGGATCTGCTGGATTTAGGACGACTAGAAGCAGGAATAACTTCATTAGAACAGCAGCCAGTCAACCTGCGAGACTTGATTGATCGTGCAGTACGAGCAATGGAATCTCGGATGCGTTCCCGTGGTGTAGAAATCTCCATAAATGTTCCCGAGGTTCAGCTCTACGGGGATCCAGAACGGCTGTTGCAGGCATTTCTAAATGTACTAGATAATGCCATCAAGCACTCGGCGCCAGATTCTCAAGTCTTTATATCTGGGAAGAAAGAAGGTGTTCAAATTGCCGTCCAAATCCAGGATCAAGGTTTGGGGATCAGCGAGAGCGATCTTCCCCATATTTTTGAACAGTTTTATACAGCCGATCGCTCCCGCCAAGGTAGTGGCACTGGCTTAGGGCTTGCTATTGCCCGACGGATTGTAGAAGCACATGATGGAAGTATCACTGCCAGCAGTAGGGTTGGCAAGGGGGCAACATTCCATATTCGCCTACCACTCAACCTACCCTAA
- a CDS encoding DUF3536 domain-containing protein produces the protein MTSAADLPAVAGSNLTPYQKANDTVTPDPRDPLQTATGVYVTVHGHFYQPPRENPYLDAIERQPSATPFHDWNERIHYECYRPNAFARVLNDRGEVVGIVNNYEYLSFNIGATLMSWLERHDVEVYQRILEADRKSCDRLNGHGNAIAQVYNHMIMPLANTRDKYTQIRWGKEDFRSRFGRDPEGMWLAETAVDYATLEALVAEGIRFIVLAPSQAQRCRTIPTDEQLVTEWHEVGGSQIDSTRPYRCFLKGVRGQGSGVRELEDSDSGSCSYIDIFFYDGPISRDMGFGDAIYNSHHLAGRVGQAVRGDRRPAQLISVATDGETFGHHKGGTEKTLAYAFLEEFPHRGWTVTNFAHYLSLNSPTWEVELKPVTAWSCSHGVDRWQDDCGCGGGGGWHQKWRRPLRNALDWLRDQLINVYEESGRQFFCDPWQARDEYIRVIRDRSPANVSRFLCRHQTHKLTAAEQVDALRLLEMQRHALLMYTSCGWFFEELSRPEGTQILRYAARALELAGDVAGVQLEKGFLKRLTQAPSNVDLFKHGSEIYRQLVLSAQISFRQVAAQYAITSLFRDQGTLTQTFGSGVRSQEIGRWGDGEILAPRPTLREAACASTSLAPHSSQRVYCYTAHQQDYQLQRMGSLTLAVGHLKLVSEITWESEHLVFAVLHLGGWDFHCCIQPFSGRRAYTQLKERVFEALQQASAAHTIRAMTQMFGDQSFSLQNLFAEERHRIMRMLSQETLTRLDQLYTQVYRDNYGVLMAFHRDELAVPQELQVAAEIALGHRCLITLRSLEQEIGEPHLSLNHLVELEAIATEARHLRCQLNVPEGKQTLEQLILRSLWQLLHDPYPATVELDIQRLERLIDVGYQLKLGLSLERAQELYFSCLHSQILPLCLQVVQTQLEEMNGKGNSNEHNWDVAQLRQLLRLGQKLAVDVSACLNQLG, from the coding sequence ATGACTTCTGCTGCTGATCTCCCAGCTGTTGCTGGCTCAAACTTAACTCCGTACCAAAAAGCCAATGACACGGTAACACCTGATCCCCGCGATCCCCTGCAGACTGCTACAGGTGTTTATGTGACTGTACACGGTCATTTCTACCAGCCTCCCCGCGAAAATCCTTACTTGGACGCGATTGAGCGTCAGCCCAGTGCTACACCTTTCCACGACTGGAATGAGCGAATTCACTATGAGTGCTATCGCCCGAACGCTTTTGCCAGGGTGTTAAATGACCGGGGCGAAGTGGTGGGGATCGTTAATAACTATGAGTATTTGAGTTTTAATATTGGGGCAACTTTGATGTCGTGGTTAGAACGCCATGATGTAGAAGTTTATCAGCGGATTCTAGAGGCAGACCGCAAGAGTTGCGATCGCTTGAATGGTCACGGCAATGCGATCGCTCAAGTCTATAACCACATGATCATGCCCCTTGCTAACACCCGAGACAAATACACTCAAATCCGCTGGGGTAAAGAAGATTTCCGCTCCCGGTTTGGGCGCGATCCCGAAGGAATGTGGTTAGCTGAAACTGCCGTAGACTACGCCACCCTAGAAGCCCTGGTAGCCGAAGGCATTCGCTTTATCGTTTTGGCTCCCTCCCAGGCTCAGCGTTGTCGCACGATCCCCACAGACGAACAGCTCGTGACTGAATGGCACGAAGTCGGCGGTAGTCAGATTGATTCTACTCGTCCTTATCGCTGTTTTTTGAAAGGGGTCAGAGGTCAGGGGTCAGGGGTCAGGGAATTGGAAGATTCCGATAGTGGCTCTTGTTCTTACATTGATATCTTTTTCTACGATGGTCCGATCTCACGAGATATGGGATTTGGTGATGCTATATACAATTCCCATCACTTAGCTGGGCGGGTTGGACAAGCAGTACGCGGGGATCGTAGACCGGCTCAATTAATTTCTGTTGCTACAGATGGAGAGACCTTTGGTCATCATAAAGGTGGCACTGAAAAGACCTTAGCTTATGCATTTTTGGAAGAATTTCCTCACCGGGGCTGGACAGTGACGAACTTTGCCCATTACCTCAGTCTCAATTCTCCTACGTGGGAAGTAGAACTAAAGCCGGTGACGGCTTGGAGTTGCTCCCACGGTGTCGATCGGTGGCAGGATGATTGTGGTTGCGGTGGTGGTGGCGGTTGGCATCAAAAATGGCGTCGTCCGCTACGAAATGCACTTGATTGGCTGCGGGATCAGTTAATTAATGTTTATGAGGAGAGTGGTAGGCAATTCTTCTGCGATCCCTGGCAAGCACGAGATGAGTATATCCGAGTAATACGCGATCGCTCTCCAGCAAATGTTAGTCGCTTCCTCTGCCGCCATCAAACCCACAAACTGACAGCAGCTGAACAGGTGGATGCCCTGCGTCTGTTGGAAATGCAGCGTCATGCTCTGTTGATGTATACCAGTTGCGGTTGGTTCTTTGAAGAACTATCAAGACCAGAGGGAACGCAGATTCTCCGGTATGCTGCACGGGCGCTAGAATTGGCTGGTGATGTAGCTGGTGTCCAACTAGAAAAAGGATTCCTCAAACGCCTTACCCAAGCTCCCAGCAATGTTGACTTGTTCAAACACGGATCAGAAATCTATCGTCAGTTAGTGTTGTCAGCCCAAATTAGCTTCAGGCAAGTGGCAGCACAGTACGCCATTACTTCTCTATTCAGGGATCAGGGAACCCTAACGCAGACATTCGGTTCAGGAGTCAGGAGTCAGGAGATAGGGAGATGGGGAGATGGAGAGATACTCGCCCCTCGTCCCACTCTTCGAGAAGCCGCTTGCGCGTCTACATCCCTCGCCCCTCACTCCTCACAGCGTGTCTATTGCTACACTGCTCACCAGCAGGATTACCAGCTGCAACGGATGGGATCGCTAACGTTGGCGGTGGGGCATCTAAAGCTGGTTTCAGAGATTACTTGGGAGAGCGAACATCTAGTGTTTGCTGTTCTACATCTAGGGGGCTGGGATTTCCACTGCTGCATTCAACCGTTTAGCGGACGGCGTGCCTATACTCAGCTGAAAGAGCGAGTGTTTGAGGCTTTGCAACAGGCTAGTGCGGCTCATACTATCCGGGCAATGACTCAAATGTTTGGGGATCAGTCGTTCAGTTTGCAGAATCTGTTTGCAGAGGAACGGCATCGGATTATGCGAATGCTAAGTCAGGAAACACTGACACGGCTAGATCAGCTTTATACTCAGGTTTACCGGGATAATTATGGTGTGTTAATGGCATTCCACCGGGATGAATTAGCAGTGCCGCAAGAATTGCAAGTGGCAGCGGAAATTGCCTTGGGGCATCGGTGCTTAATAACTTTGCGATCGCTAGAGCAAGAGATTGGGGAACCGCACCTAAGCTTGAATCATTTGGTAGAACTGGAAGCGATCGCCACCGAAGCAAGGCACCTGCGTTGTCAGCTGAATGTTCCAGAAGGCAAGCAAACACTAGAGCAGCTGATCTTGCGATCGCTCTGGCAGTTATTGCACGATCCCTACCCAGCCACAGTTGAGTTAGACATCCAAAGATTAGAGCGGTTAATTGATGTGGGGTATCAGCTTAAACTCGGCTTGTCCCTTGAACGGGCGCAGGAACTCTATTTTAGTTGCTTGCACAGTCAAATTTTGCCCCTATGTCTTCAGGTTGTTCAAACCCAATTGGAGGAAATGAATGGCAAGGGTAATTCCAATGAGCATAATTGGGATGTTGCCCAGCTACGTCAGTTGCTCAGGTTAGGGCAAAAATTAGCTGTAGATGTCAGTGCTTGTTTGAACCAGTTAGGGTAG
- the cax gene encoding calcium/proton exchanger — protein sequence MSVKNSLFLVLLLFIPVSFAAHFLEWGELAVFITAGLAILPLAAWMGTATEEIAVVTGPSLGGLLNATFGNATELIIALVALNAGLVDVVKASITGSIISNLLLVMGLSMLLGGLRYKEQEFQPIVARVNASSMNLAMIAILLPTTVDFTSSGITAATLQNLSVAVAIVLILVYGLTLLFSMKTHSYLYDVGLAESASDETGQTHLSTGTNQHNLGLWIGVLLASTLLVAIESELLVDSLEVATSQLGLTALFTGVILVPIIGNAAEHATAITVAMKNKMDLSVSVAVGSSMQIALFVAPVLVLAGRAIGQPMDLDFNPFELVAVAVSVLIANSISSDGRSNWLEGTLLLATYVVLGLAFYFHPIIDGIG from the coding sequence ATGTCAGTCAAAAACTCTCTGTTTCTAGTTCTGCTGCTGTTTATCCCAGTTTCCTTTGCAGCTCATTTTTTAGAGTGGGGAGAGCTAGCTGTTTTCATCACAGCTGGGTTAGCAATCCTACCCTTAGCCGCCTGGATGGGTACTGCCACCGAAGAAATTGCCGTGGTAACTGGTCCTTCACTGGGAGGATTATTAAATGCTACCTTTGGCAATGCTACTGAACTGATTATTGCTTTAGTTGCCTTGAATGCCGGACTAGTCGATGTTGTCAAAGCTAGTATCACAGGCTCGATCATTAGCAACTTACTTCTTGTTATGGGGCTTTCCATGCTACTGGGGGGTCTACGCTATAAAGAGCAGGAATTTCAGCCAATTGTGGCGCGGGTGAATGCCTCCTCAATGAACCTGGCAATGATTGCAATTTTGTTGCCAACCACAGTGGATTTTACCTCTAGTGGAATTACCGCAGCCACGCTTCAGAATCTTTCCGTTGCTGTGGCGATTGTATTAATTCTGGTCTATGGTCTGACACTGCTATTTTCCATGAAAACCCACTCTTACCTGTACGATGTGGGTTTAGCTGAGAGTGCGTCAGATGAAACCGGTCAGACGCATCTATCTACCGGTACAAATCAACACAATCTAGGGTTGTGGATTGGAGTGCTATTAGCATCTACCCTCTTAGTAGCAATTGAGTCAGAACTGTTGGTCGATTCACTAGAAGTAGCTACATCCCAGTTGGGCTTAACGGCACTGTTTACGGGAGTTATCCTCGTACCCATTATTGGTAATGCAGCTGAGCACGCTACAGCAATTACAGTGGCGATGAAAAACAAGATGGATCTTTCTGTTTCTGTAGCAGTGGGATCAAGTATGCAGATTGCGCTGTTTGTGGCTCCTGTTTTAGTTTTAGCAGGACGGGCGATCGGTCAACCGATGGATTTGGATTTCAATCCGTTTGAATTAGTAGCTGTAGCTGTATCCGTGTTAATTGCCAATTCTATTAGTTCTGATGGTCGATCCAACTGGTTAGAAGGCACATTGCTGTTAGCTACATATGTGGTGTTGGGGCTAGCCTTCTATTTTCATCCCATAATTGATGGCATTGGGTAG
- the cax gene encoding calcium/proton exchanger, with translation MSIKNIISLGLLVFIPISIAAHFLEWGTLTVFITSALAIVPLAIWLSTATEEVAVVAGASIGALLNAVFGNATELIITLVALKEGLVDIVKASITGSIISNLLLVMGLSMFLGGLRYKEQDFQQIVARVNGSSMTLAVIAIILPTMVIYTSNGVEPEAIRNLSTTAALVLLVVYVLTLVFSLKTHSYLYDVGLVDLDEATAKATSAESTTHQPNLWLWIGVLAASTIAIAYESELFVGVVEEATEGLGLTPLFTGVILVPLIGGAAEYFTAIRLAIKNNMDLSVSVAMGSSLLVALLMAPLLVLVGQAIGQPMDLDFNPFEVVAVAISVVVANLISLDGRSNWLEGALLLATYTILGLAFYFHPV, from the coding sequence ATGTCAATTAAGAACATTATTTCTTTAGGCTTATTAGTTTTCATACCCATTTCAATCGCAGCTCATTTTTTAGAATGGGGAACGCTCACAGTTTTCATCACCTCTGCGCTAGCGATCGTCCCTTTGGCAATTTGGTTAAGCACTGCTACTGAAGAAGTTGCTGTAGTTGCTGGTGCCTCGATTGGTGCACTGTTAAACGCTGTCTTTGGAAATGCAACTGAGCTAATTATTACCTTGGTTGCTTTGAAAGAGGGATTAGTTGACATCGTGAAAGCGAGTATTACTGGCAGCATTATTAGTAACTTACTCTTGGTTATGGGGCTTTCAATGTTTTTGGGAGGACTGCGCTATAAGGAACAGGATTTTCAGCAGATTGTAGCGCGGGTGAATGGTTCCTCCATGACTCTGGCAGTGATTGCAATTATTTTGCCCACGATGGTGATCTACACCTCAAATGGAGTTGAACCCGAAGCGATTCGTAATCTCTCAACCACAGCAGCATTAGTACTACTCGTAGTTTATGTTCTAACGCTGGTGTTTTCATTGAAGACCCACAGCTACCTTTACGATGTGGGATTAGTCGATTTGGATGAAGCAACAGCGAAAGCAACTTCTGCTGAATCAACTACTCACCAGCCCAATCTCTGGCTGTGGATAGGTGTACTAGCGGCATCTACGATCGCAATTGCCTATGAGTCAGAGCTATTCGTTGGCGTTGTGGAAGAAGCAACAGAGGGGCTAGGGTTGACTCCACTGTTTACAGGCGTTATTTTGGTGCCTCTGATCGGTGGTGCAGCAGAATATTTCACGGCGATTAGGTTAGCAATCAAGAACAATATGGATCTGTCTGTTTCAGTGGCTATGGGTTCTAGCCTGCTAGTTGCCTTGTTAATGGCTCCGCTTTTAGTCTTAGTCGGACAAGCGATCGGTCAACCGATGGATCTAGACTTCAATCCTTTTGAGGTAGTAGCTGTAGCGATATCTGTAGTTGTTGCAAATCTCAT